The Mauremys reevesii isolate NIE-2019 linkage group 1, ASM1616193v1, whole genome shotgun sequence genome has a segment encoding these proteins:
- the PHC1 gene encoding polyhomeotic-like protein 1 isoform X2, with protein sequence METESEQNSNSTNGSSGSGGSTRPQISQMSLYERQAVQALQALQRQPNAAQYFHQFMLQQQLNSAQLHSLAAVQQATIAASRQASSPNTSTPQQTTTTQASINLATTSAAQLISRSQSVSSPSATTLTQSVLLGNTTSPPLNQSQAQMYLRVQNLAVRSQQTSVANAQLQSSAQKAALPGNSQTSGLPQAANASQTLAVAQASSGNTGQSLNLSQGATGSNGVSGGVVAGGGSQATTGVGQAASSGPGGSCQRKGTGVVQPLPVAAAQAVTVSQGSQTETENAAATKKAEADGGQQTVGMNLTRTATPAPSQTLISSATYTQIQPHSLIQQQQQIHLQKQVVIQQQIAIHHQQQFQHRQSQLLHTATHLQLAQQQQQQASSLTQQQQQAPPPQQQPSPPQNQQQAQTLVVQPMLQSQPQPIQLQPDSPCQPATKSPVPIQSKPPSAPIKPPQLGAAKVSAAQQPPPHIPVQVVGSRQQGSAQAQALGLAQITPTASAPRGMPAVVQPISQAHATSPSSQAPSATASPQEAPPLTTGVNLAQVQGTAHVVKSTASSPVMAQVPAAFYMQPVQLPGKPQTVAVKRKAESEEEKEESPSATTLLPGKSSPVAESPKTMEEKSGFGEKSEPVPSTTPNAPTSEAASVTTTSSPAPTLAMVSRQTGDSKPPQAIVKPQILTHIIEGFVIQEGAEPFPVGCSQLLKESEKPLQGGAPSGQSENQSSNSPGGDSATLELDKKTNLLKCEYCGKYAPANQFRGSKRFCSMTCAKRYNVSCSHQFRLQRKKMKEFQEANYARVRRRGPRRSSSEIARAKIQGKRHRGQEDSSRGSDNSSYDEALSPTSPGPLSVRASHGERDLTNSNMAPPTPDLHGINPDFLSSNPSRWSVEEVYEFIASLQGCQEIAEEFRSQEIDGQALLLLKEEHLMSAMNIKLGPALKICAKINILKET encoded by the exons ATGGAGACTGAAAGTGAGCAGAACTCCAACTCCACTAATGGGAGTTCAGGCTCTGGAGGAAGCACTCGCCCTCAGATATCTCAGATGTCTCTGTATGAACGACAGGCAGTGCAG GCCCTTCAGGCACTGCAGAGACAGCCCAATGCAGCCCAATACTTCCATCAGTTcatgctccagcagcagctcaaCAGTGCCCAGCTCCACAGTCTAGCAGCTGTCCAGCAG GCTACAATTGCAGCCAGCAGGCAGGCAAGTTCCCCCAACACCAGCACCCCGCAAcagaccaccaccacccaggCCTCA ATCAATCTGGCCACTACATCGGCCGCCCAGCTAATCAGCCGCTCACAGAGTGTGAGCTCCCCCAGCGCCACCACGCTTACCCAGTCTGTGCTCCTGGGGAACACCACCTCGCCGCCTCTCAATCAATCACAGGCCCAGATGTATCTCCGG GTGCAGAACTTGGCTGTGAGGAGCCAGCAGACCTCAGTTGCTAATGCCCAGCTCCAGAGCTCTGCTCAGAAAGCAGCCCTTCCAGGAAACTCCCAGACTTCGGGCCTACCACAGGCCGCAAATGCCAGCCAGACCTTGGCAGTGGCTCAGGCCTCTTCTGGCAACACAGGCCAGTCCCTGAATCTGAGCCAAGGGGCAACAGGCAGTAATGGTGTCTCTGGGGGTGTGGTGGCAGGTGGTGGGAGCCAGGCCACCACAGGGGTGGGCCAGGCAGCCTCGTCTGGCCCTGGGGGCAGCTGCCAGAGGAAAGGCACTGGGGTGGTGCAGCCATTACCAGTAGCAGCTGCCCAGGCAGTGACAGTAAGCCAGGGGagccagacagagacagagaatgCAGCAGCAACAAAGAAGGCTGAAGCAGATGGTGGGCAGCAAACCGTTGGCATGAACCTGACCAGGACAGCTACGCCAGCACCCAGCCAGACCTTGATCAGTTCAG CCACGTACACACAGATCCAGCCCCACTCACtgatccagcagcagcagcagattcaCCTGCAGAAGCAGGTGGTGATCCAGCAGCAGATTGCCATTCATCACCAGCAGCAGTTCCAGCACCGCCAGTCCCAGCTCCTACACACCGCCACCCACCTCCAGCTGGCTCAGCAACAGCAACAGCAAGCTTCATCTctgacccagcagcagcagcaagctccgcCTCCCCAGCAGCAGCCTTCCCCTCCACAAAATCAGCAGCAGGCTCAGACCCTTGTGGTCCAACCCATGCTGCAGTCACAGCCTCAGCCCATACAGCTTCAGCcagacagcccctgccagccagccacCAAGTCACCTGTTCCCATTCAGTCCAAGCCACCTTCAGCCCCCATCAAACCACCGCAGCTTGGGGCTGCCAAAgtgtcagcagcacagcagcccccaccACACATCCCAGTGCAGGTGGTGGGGAgccggcagcagggctcagcccaagcccaggccctgggcttGGCTCAGATTACCCCTACAGCGTCGGCCCCCCGGGGCATGCCGGCAGTGGTCCAGCCCATCTCCcaagcccatgccacttccccaTCATCCCAAGCTCCTTCTGCCACAGCTTCCCCCCAGGAAGCCCCTCCACTCACTACTGGAGTCAACTTGGCACAAGTTCAAGGCACAGCCCATGTGGTGAAGAGCACGGCCTCGTCCCCAGTCATGGCTCAGGTGCCAGCAGCATTCTACATGCAGCCTGTCCAATTACCC GGTAAGCCCCAGACTGTAGCAGTGAAGCGCAAAGCAGaatcagaggaggagaaggaagagtcgCCCAGTGCCACTACACTTCTGCCTGGCAAGTCCTCTCCTGTGGCAGAGAGCCCGAAAACCATGGAGGAGAAGAGTGGCTTTGGAG AGAAATCTGAGCCTGTCCCCAGCACAACTCCAAATGCCCCCACAAGTGAAGCAGCGTCCGTCACCACCACATCTTCCCCTGCCCCTACCCTGGCAATGGTGTCGCGACAAACTGGAGACTCCAAACCCCCACAGGCCATCGTCAAGCCCCAGATCCTCACACACATCATCGAGGGATTTGTCATccaggaaggggcagagccaTTCCCG GTTGGCTGCTCTCAGCTGCTGAAAGAGTCTGAGAAGCCGCTCCAGGGAGGGGCTCCCTCTGGGCAGAGTGAGAACCAGTCCAGCAACTCCCCAGGAGGGGATAGCGCAACCCTGG AGCTGGACAAGAAGACAAACCTGCTGAAGTGCGAGTACTGTGGGAAATATGCCCCAGCCAATCAGTTCCGGGGCTCTAAGAGGTTTTGCTCCATGACCTGTGCTAAAAG GTACAACGTGAGCTGCAGCCATCAGTTTCGGCTGCAGAGGAAGAAGATGAAGGAGTTCCAGGAAGCTAACTATGCCCGTGTGCGTCGGCGTGGACCGCGCCGCAGCAGCTCCGAGATCGCACGAGCCAAGATCCAGGGCAAGCGCCATCGG GGTCAGGAAGATTCCAGTCGAGGCTCCGACAACTCTAGCTATGATGAGGCTCTGTCCCCCACGTCTCCAGGGCCCTTGTCAGTGAGGGCCAGTCATGGAGAGCGAGACCTGACCAACTCCAACATGGCCCCACCTACTCCAGACCTACATGGCATCAACCCAGACTTCCTGTCCAGCAACCCTAGCCGCTGGAGTGTAGAGGAGGTGTATGAGTTCATCGCCTCCCTGCAAG GCTGCCAGGAGATCGCAGAGGAGTTCCGCTCACAGGAGATTGatggccaggccctgctgctgcttaAGGAGGAGCACCTCATGAGCGCTATGAACATCAAGCTGGGACCTGCCCTCAAGATCTGCGCCAAGATCAACATCCTCAAGGAAACCTAA
- the PHC1 gene encoding polyhomeotic-like protein 1 isoform X1 — METESEQNSNSTNGSSGSGGSTRPQISQMSLYERQAVQALQALQRQPNAAQYFHQFMLQQQLNSAQLHSLAAVQQATIAASRQASSPNTSTPQQTTTTQASINLATTSAAQLISRSQSVSSPSATTLTQSVLLGNTTSPPLNQSQAQMYLRPQLGNLLQVNRTLGRNVPLTSQLILMPNGAVAAVQQEVPPAQSPGVHTDTDQVQNLAVRSQQTSVANAQLQSSAQKAALPGNSQTSGLPQAANASQTLAVAQASSGNTGQSLNLSQGATGSNGVSGGVVAGGGSQATTGVGQAASSGPGGSCQRKGTGVVQPLPVAAAQAVTVSQGSQTETENAAATKKAEADGGQQTVGMNLTRTATPAPSQTLISSATYTQIQPHSLIQQQQQIHLQKQVVIQQQIAIHHQQQFQHRQSQLLHTATHLQLAQQQQQQASSLTQQQQQAPPPQQQPSPPQNQQQAQTLVVQPMLQSQPQPIQLQPDSPCQPATKSPVPIQSKPPSAPIKPPQLGAAKVSAAQQPPPHIPVQVVGSRQQGSAQAQALGLAQITPTASAPRGMPAVVQPISQAHATSPSSQAPSATASPQEAPPLTTGVNLAQVQGTAHVVKSTASSPVMAQVPAAFYMQPVQLPGKPQTVAVKRKAESEEEKEESPSATTLLPGKSSPVAESPKTMEEKSGFGEKSEPVPSTTPNAPTSEAASVTTTSSPAPTLAMVSRQTGDSKPPQAIVKPQILTHIIEGFVIQEGAEPFPVGCSQLLKESEKPLQGGAPSGQSENQSSNSPGGDSATLELDKKTNLLKCEYCGKYAPANQFRGSKRFCSMTCAKRYNVSCSHQFRLQRKKMKEFQEANYARVRRRGPRRSSSEIARAKIQGKRHRGQEDSSRGSDNSSYDEALSPTSPGPLSVRASHGERDLTNSNMAPPTPDLHGINPDFLSSNPSRWSVEEVYEFIASLQGCQEIAEEFRSQEIDGQALLLLKEEHLMSAMNIKLGPALKICAKINILKET; from the exons ATGGAGACTGAAAGTGAGCAGAACTCCAACTCCACTAATGGGAGTTCAGGCTCTGGAGGAAGCACTCGCCCTCAGATATCTCAGATGTCTCTGTATGAACGACAGGCAGTGCAG GCCCTTCAGGCACTGCAGAGACAGCCCAATGCAGCCCAATACTTCCATCAGTTcatgctccagcagcagctcaaCAGTGCCCAGCTCCACAGTCTAGCAGCTGTCCAGCAG GCTACAATTGCAGCCAGCAGGCAGGCAAGTTCCCCCAACACCAGCACCCCGCAAcagaccaccaccacccaggCCTCA ATCAATCTGGCCACTACATCGGCCGCCCAGCTAATCAGCCGCTCACAGAGTGTGAGCTCCCCCAGCGCCACCACGCTTACCCAGTCTGTGCTCCTGGGGAACACCACCTCGCCGCCTCTCAATCAATCACAGGCCCAGATGTATCTCCGG CCGCAGCTGGGGAACCTGTTGCAGGTGAACCGGACCTTGGGCCGCAATGTGCCTCTTACTTCCCAGCTCATCCTGATGCCTAACGGGGCCGTGGCCGCTgtccagcaggaggtgccacccGCTCAGTCTCCCGGGGTCCACACAGACACAGACCAG GTGCAGAACTTGGCTGTGAGGAGCCAGCAGACCTCAGTTGCTAATGCCCAGCTCCAGAGCTCTGCTCAGAAAGCAGCCCTTCCAGGAAACTCCCAGACTTCGGGCCTACCACAGGCCGCAAATGCCAGCCAGACCTTGGCAGTGGCTCAGGCCTCTTCTGGCAACACAGGCCAGTCCCTGAATCTGAGCCAAGGGGCAACAGGCAGTAATGGTGTCTCTGGGGGTGTGGTGGCAGGTGGTGGGAGCCAGGCCACCACAGGGGTGGGCCAGGCAGCCTCGTCTGGCCCTGGGGGCAGCTGCCAGAGGAAAGGCACTGGGGTGGTGCAGCCATTACCAGTAGCAGCTGCCCAGGCAGTGACAGTAAGCCAGGGGagccagacagagacagagaatgCAGCAGCAACAAAGAAGGCTGAAGCAGATGGTGGGCAGCAAACCGTTGGCATGAACCTGACCAGGACAGCTACGCCAGCACCCAGCCAGACCTTGATCAGTTCAG CCACGTACACACAGATCCAGCCCCACTCACtgatccagcagcagcagcagattcaCCTGCAGAAGCAGGTGGTGATCCAGCAGCAGATTGCCATTCATCACCAGCAGCAGTTCCAGCACCGCCAGTCCCAGCTCCTACACACCGCCACCCACCTCCAGCTGGCTCAGCAACAGCAACAGCAAGCTTCATCTctgacccagcagcagcagcaagctccgcCTCCCCAGCAGCAGCCTTCCCCTCCACAAAATCAGCAGCAGGCTCAGACCCTTGTGGTCCAACCCATGCTGCAGTCACAGCCTCAGCCCATACAGCTTCAGCcagacagcccctgccagccagccacCAAGTCACCTGTTCCCATTCAGTCCAAGCCACCTTCAGCCCCCATCAAACCACCGCAGCTTGGGGCTGCCAAAgtgtcagcagcacagcagcccccaccACACATCCCAGTGCAGGTGGTGGGGAgccggcagcagggctcagcccaagcccaggccctgggcttGGCTCAGATTACCCCTACAGCGTCGGCCCCCCGGGGCATGCCGGCAGTGGTCCAGCCCATCTCCcaagcccatgccacttccccaTCATCCCAAGCTCCTTCTGCCACAGCTTCCCCCCAGGAAGCCCCTCCACTCACTACTGGAGTCAACTTGGCACAAGTTCAAGGCACAGCCCATGTGGTGAAGAGCACGGCCTCGTCCCCAGTCATGGCTCAGGTGCCAGCAGCATTCTACATGCAGCCTGTCCAATTACCC GGTAAGCCCCAGACTGTAGCAGTGAAGCGCAAAGCAGaatcagaggaggagaaggaagagtcgCCCAGTGCCACTACACTTCTGCCTGGCAAGTCCTCTCCTGTGGCAGAGAGCCCGAAAACCATGGAGGAGAAGAGTGGCTTTGGAG AGAAATCTGAGCCTGTCCCCAGCACAACTCCAAATGCCCCCACAAGTGAAGCAGCGTCCGTCACCACCACATCTTCCCCTGCCCCTACCCTGGCAATGGTGTCGCGACAAACTGGAGACTCCAAACCCCCACAGGCCATCGTCAAGCCCCAGATCCTCACACACATCATCGAGGGATTTGTCATccaggaaggggcagagccaTTCCCG GTTGGCTGCTCTCAGCTGCTGAAAGAGTCTGAGAAGCCGCTCCAGGGAGGGGCTCCCTCTGGGCAGAGTGAGAACCAGTCCAGCAACTCCCCAGGAGGGGATAGCGCAACCCTGG AGCTGGACAAGAAGACAAACCTGCTGAAGTGCGAGTACTGTGGGAAATATGCCCCAGCCAATCAGTTCCGGGGCTCTAAGAGGTTTTGCTCCATGACCTGTGCTAAAAG GTACAACGTGAGCTGCAGCCATCAGTTTCGGCTGCAGAGGAAGAAGATGAAGGAGTTCCAGGAAGCTAACTATGCCCGTGTGCGTCGGCGTGGACCGCGCCGCAGCAGCTCCGAGATCGCACGAGCCAAGATCCAGGGCAAGCGCCATCGG GGTCAGGAAGATTCCAGTCGAGGCTCCGACAACTCTAGCTATGATGAGGCTCTGTCCCCCACGTCTCCAGGGCCCTTGTCAGTGAGGGCCAGTCATGGAGAGCGAGACCTGACCAACTCCAACATGGCCCCACCTACTCCAGACCTACATGGCATCAACCCAGACTTCCTGTCCAGCAACCCTAGCCGCTGGAGTGTAGAGGAGGTGTATGAGTTCATCGCCTCCCTGCAAG GCTGCCAGGAGATCGCAGAGGAGTTCCGCTCACAGGAGATTGatggccaggccctgctgctgcttaAGGAGGAGCACCTCATGAGCGCTATGAACATCAAGCTGGGACCTGCCCTCAAGATCTGCGCCAAGATCAACATCCTCAAGGAAACCTAA